DNA from Nitrospira sp.:
CATATGGGTTTGTCATGTCTTCGAACTACAATTCACGACCACGTGTGCCGGAGGTGCTGGTGCACGAGGGACAGATTCATGTCATTCGGTCGCGTGAGAGTTACGAGGATTTGATACGGGGCGAACAGATACCAACGTTTCTTTCGTAGGGCTGAATTCTCACTATCCTCCTGATGGAGCCTTCCATGTTTACAGGATCCTTGGTCGCCATTGTGACGCCGTTTAAGAACGGAAAGCTGGACGAGCGAACGCTCGGTGATCTCATAGAATGGCAGATCAGCAGCGGTACCCACGGGATTGTTCCCTGTGGGACCACCGGCGAGTCCGCCACCTTGACCCATGCGGAGCACGAACGGGTGGTCGCCTTCACCGTCGAAGTCGTTCGGCGTCGCGTTCCGGTCGTGGCGGGGACCGGCTCCAACAGCACCGAGGAAGCCATTGCCTTGACCAAACATGCGAAGGAGGCCGGGGTGGACGGGGCGCTGCTGATTACGCCCTACTACAACAAACCCACGCAGGAAGGTTTGTTTCTGCATTACAAGGCCGTCGCGGAGGCAGTGGATCTCCCGCTTGTGTTGTACAACATCCCCGGACGAACCGGCGTGAACATGGCGCCGAGCACCGTTGCGCGGCTGACGACATGCCGGACGATCGTCGCCGTGAAGGAGGGCAGCGGCTTGGTTCAGCAGGCCTCCGAGATCATTCAACTCTGCGGCGAGCGCGTGACCGTCCTGGCGGGGGACGATGCCTTGACCCTGCCGATGATGGCGGTGGGGGCGAAGGGGGTGGTTACCGTGACGGCCAATCTCGTGCCGGGTGAGATGGCTCAGATGGTCGATGCGTTTC
Protein-coding regions in this window:
- a CDS encoding 4-hydroxy-tetrahydrodipicolinate synthase — its product is MFTGSLVAIVTPFKNGKLDERTLGDLIEWQISSGTHGIVPCGTTGESATLTHAEHERVVAFTVEVVRRRVPVVAGTGSNSTEEAIALTKHAKEAGVDGALLITPYYNKPTQEGLFLHYKAVAEAVDLPLVLYNIPGRTGVNMAPSTVARLTTCRTIVAVKEGSGLVQQASEIIQLCGERVTVLAGDDALTLPMMAVGAKGVVTVTANLVPGEMAQMVDAFLAGRLEEARAKHYRLYPLFTALFYETNPIPVKEALHMMGKIESELRLPLCPMGSENRDKLLRVMKEAGLV